The Macaca fascicularis isolate 582-1 chromosome 11, T2T-MFA8v1.1 genomic sequence TCGAATTtcggagcattttggatttccgGATCAGGGATGTTCAACTTGTAAAGGTTGTTGCTATGGGAACGAGACTGTGGGGCAAATGTAAGCAGCACAGtcctctccctcactccctttGGTCCCCgggcctctcccctcccctcccctccccattccATTCCCATCACTCCATTCCTCTGGCCTCACCCTGCAGTGCGAAGTCCATGATGCTCGGGTCAAGGGCATCCACCTCAGTGTTCATGTCGGTGCTGATGTTGATGAAGTCTACAGGAGCCCTTCCCATGGCGGGGTGGGGGAGCGGGCTGGGGCTGAGGTCCGGCAAGGCATGCAGCGGCGGGGTCTGGGCTGGTGCTGGAGAGTCTGGAGCAAGATGTGCCTGGGGCTGGACCTGGTGGTGCAGGGGGACTGACTGCAGGGACAGGGTCATCAGTGGCTGGGGTGGGAGCTGGGAGACAGCCAGGCAGCCGTGTGCCACGGCCACTGTGGTGGCGTGAGTCAGCACAGGGGCCTCTGGTTCCCCCGGTTTGCCGGGGCGCCGGCAGCTTTCAGGCCGGTCGGAGATCAGCTTGTCCAACTCCTCTGCAGGCAAGTGGGAGAGGTCACTCAGAACCCACCCAGCAGTTACCGggccccagcccaggcctgggttcaaattccagtgtCACCACCTGTGTGACCTTAGCAAGCCTCTTGGACACTCTGAACCTCTGTCTCCTCACCTATGAAATGACATAGGCATCATCTCATCTCACAACTTACATTGCCACCCACTGTAAATGAAGGTGTCTATTAAATACTTCTCCGCATCCTAGCCCATGCTGggtgttaatattttattattttaaacatctcTGCCCATCTAGCAAGACATGATACACTCTGCACAGGGTTGTTGTGGAGATGTAACAAAATCACAAATTGTGCAGAATCTTTGAGGAATAAGAGGTGAATCAAAggctgggctcatgcctgtaatcccagtgctttgggaagctgaagcaggaggacagcttgaggtcaggagttcaagattcgCCGGAACAACATAGTAagataccatctctacaaaaaataaaaaatcttagctgggcgtggtggtgtgtgtctgtagtaccagttacttgggaggctgaggtggggggatcacttgagcccaggaggttgaggctgcagttaagacgtgattgcactactgtactccagcctgggtgacagagcaagaccctgtctttgaaaaaaaaagtcatcagatAATAACATTAGCCCCTTTCATCAGGATAGTGCCTTACAGGACAGCCCTGTAACCCTAGGGCTTCATTGAAATCTCCTAACAGCCCTGCAAGGAGGTAAGGCCGTGATTACAAATCCCGTAAGACAGGGATAAAATGTATTTACATGCAAGGGGCCCTGGCCACTCCCTGCTACCAAAGAGACATTAAGAAGTGTTGCTGTGGGTTAAAAATCCTTAATACTCTTGGACATAAACAAGTAAAGACAAATGACTCTCAAATTATTTTTGGTTATTGGTTATGTCTTGTTGAGTGCAACACAGGGTTGAGAGTAGACAGGGTCCCAAGATCTATTTGGGTTGCACCCATTTTAGGAATGAGAACACTTAGAATCTAGAAGGCAGAATAACTTACCCAAGACTTCACTCTGAATATATGTCAGTACTGGCCCTGGGTCTCAAGCCAGACCCCAGAGCTTTCGGTGGGCTGGGTGCGATGTGATACCCCCTCAACTGAGGGACCATTGGCTCCTGCTACAGCCCTTCTTCCTGCCTTGAGTTGTTCACCCGCAAGCCACACTCTCAGCCCCATTCCTACCCAGCACGGTGATACCCAACAGACTCTGGCCATACTCCGAAGGCTGGGGCAGAGTTAGCCTCCACGTCACAGTCCCCATGCATATGTCCCTTGGATGGCCCCACCTTgtatccattaatttttttttttttttaaagcagatgcAATCCTTTTTCTAATTAGGAACAGGATAGaagttttggaaaatacagaaatatgtgaaaaatacaaaagttatcaaTGGTCTCTCCATTCACAGTAAAGATTTTGTGTACTTCTTCCCAAACACACAAGCATagttattctctctctctcatacatacatacatttttggGAGGCAAATCaatatggatatatatgtattttaaaatgtgatcttGCTGTGGATATTGATTTATAACCTGCCCCTTTTCACTTAatgagaacatttttttctttttggatggatttttgttctgtcacctaggctggagtacagtggcttgatcttgggtcactgcaacctccgcctcccgggatcaagtgattctcctgcctcagcctcccgagtagctgggattacaggcgcctgccaccatgcccggctaatttttatatttttagtagagatggggtttcaccatgttggccaggatggtcttgaactcctgaccttaggtgatccacctgccttggcctcccaaagtgctggagttatgggcatgaggcaccatgcccggcctaacatttctttatattccaaaaatatttaaaaatatttctcatctcTAATACTTGCAAGGTAtgtcattctatttatttaaccAACCCCCTCTTGTGAGATGTCTGGACTGCTTTCTATGTTTCACtcttagaaataattttgtgATGGATAACTTTGTTCATAAACCTTTTGCTCAAATCTTTGCTCTTCACAATACACATTGTCAGAAGTAGAATAATTGGACCAATCCATGGGTACCATTTGCAGGTGTTTGATATGTTAGCTTTCCCTCAAAAAGTGTAACAGCTTAAATTCCTATCCATTGTATACGAAACTGTCTATGTTTCCACATCCTAGTCCACACTGagtgttattattttaaacatctcTGCCAATGTGGTAGGAAAGCAATGTTTATCCCATGGTTGTGTAGTTTGGCATTTCTGGGCAAGACACTATGGATGACAAGTGAGATCCAAcagcttttttctgtttctgatcaGGCCCCTCAATTACTTCCACCACTGGatagggctggggagggagaggccAATTTCATAGGAGGGAGGTTTGCCAGACTCCTGTCTTCCCATCATCGTATCTGAGAAGTGTTACAGACTGGGTAGGGCATaggcagagctggggctgggctgggaggaggggcgtgtggtgtgtatgtgtgcgcgtgtgtgtgcatgtgtgtgcacactgggggCTGTCCGGGCCTCTTGGCCATGCTCTGGTGGATGGCGGCCAGGTGCTTCCTCTTccacttgtgtgtgtgcatgcatgtgtgtgcatttgtgtgtgcactgtgtgtgtgcatgctttgGGCTGTCTGGGCCTCACCAGGGTTGGCCATGCTCCGGTGGCCAGGTCCTTCCTCTTCCacatgtgtgtacgtgtgtgcatgtgcgtgtgcatgtgtgtgtgtgcatgtgcgctTTGGGCTGTCTGGGCCTCACCAGGGTTGGCCATGTTCCGGTGGCCAGGTCCTTCCTCTtccacatgtgtgtatgtgtgtgcatgtgcgtgggtgtgtgtgtgtgcatgtgtgtgtgtgtgtgtgcatgcgctgTGGGCTGTCCGGGCCTCACTGGGGTTGGCCGTGCTCTGGTGGATGGTGGCCAGGTCCTTCCTCTTCcgcatgtgtgtacgtgtgtgcgtgtgcgtgtgcgtgtgtgcgcgcgcatgctGTGGGCTGTCCGGGCCTCACCGGGGTTGGCCGTGCTCTGGTGGATGGCGGCCAGGTCCTTCCTCttccgtgtgtgtgtgcttgtttgtgcgtgtgtgtgtgcatgtgcgtgtgtgtgtgtgcacattgtGCGCTGTCCGGGCCTCACCGGGGTTGGCCGTGCTCTGGTGGATGGTGGCCAGGTCTTTCCTCTtccgtgtgtgtgcacgtgtgtgtgtgtgtgcatctgggCCTCACCAGGGTTGGCCATGCTCCAGTGGATGCCAGCCAGGTCCTTCCtgttttgcgtgtgtgtgtgcatgcacgtgtgcacTTGTGTGCATGCGCACTGCAGGCTGTCTGGGCCTCACCGGGATTGGCCATGCTCCAGTGGATGGTGGCCAGGTCCTTCCTcttctgtgtatgtgtgcatgtttgtgtgcacaggtgtgtgagtgcatttgtgtgtgtgcgcacgcgtgtATTTGTGTGCGTGCAGGTGTGTGCATCCAGGCTTCACCGGGGTTGGCCATGCGCTGGTGAATGTCAGCCAGGTCCTTCCTCTTccatgtatgtgtgcgtgtgcatgtgtgtgtgtgtgcgcatgtgtgtgtgtgcgtgtgtgcacgcgTGTATTTGTGTGCGTGcgcacgtgtatgtgtgtgcgtgcacatgtgtgtgtgtgcgcgcgcgctgTGGGCTGTCCGGGCCTCACCAGGGTTGGCCATGCTCCGGTGGCCAGGTCCTTCCTCTTCcacgtgtgtacgtgtgtgcatgtgcgcgtgtgtgtgtgtgtgcgcgcgcacgcgcTGTGGGCTGTCCGGGCCTCACCAGGGTTGGCCATGCTCCGGTGGATGGCAGCCAGGTCCTTCCTCTTCCACTTGTGCATCTCCTCCTCCATCTTGTCAATGCGGGCCAGGTTCAGAGCCCACAGGCAGCCCTTGCGGGAGGAGCCGCTCATCTTGTTCTCCACCTTCTCGAAGCACTTGTTCAGAGACAGGTTGTGCCGCACCGAGTTCTTCCAGCCGTCGGGAGCCGTCTATGAAGAGACATCGGCATTCAGAGGCCTCCCTGTAAGCCCTTCCTCCTACCCCGGGGATCTCCTACTCAGGCCCGTAGCGGCAGGACATCGCGGTGGCAGGAGTAATTTGACAGTGACTGACACTCAGCCTCAAGTTGGAGAGACAAGAGAGAGTGCTGGGGACGGAGGCCAGCTGGTGTGGCCATGCCCTGATGAGAGGGGAAGTACAATTCAGCTCTGGCCAACTGTTACTATAGGAGGATGCAGCCTGGCCTGCTGGATGTTCCATACTCCCTCTCCCACTGAGGAAGCAAGCAAGGAAGAATGATGCCAATAAATGGATAACTGGTCAAGTGTATTCAATGcaaatttactttttgagacagggtcttgctctgtcacccaggctagagtacagtggtgtgatcacaactcactgcaacctcgacctcctgggatcgaacagtcctcccacctcagccccccaagtagctgggactacaggcgtgcaccaccagcaaattatttttaaatgctagatAACCAGATATCACAATGCATCTCACACCACACGTGTACATGTACTCACACACACTGTACTGCAGTATTTTTGCTGAGGACACTGTCCAGGCCAGGGACCCTACAGCTTGGTGTACCCTCTGACTTCCTGCTCCACTTTTTGCTTTGATGCTAACAAGGATAACATTACTAGTGGCCAACCCTATGCCAGAAGCTGCCAGGCCCTTATCCGCAGGATCCTCACTGACCTTGCCAGCTTGGGATGATTCTCCACACCTGACATatgaggatactgaggctcagaggtgaaGGCTCTTGCCAGTTCCGTTGTTTTGCATCATTATGTTGTACTGAATCCGTGCTGAGTAACTAGTCTGGTGCCTCTACCCTTTTCTCCTTGGGATGCCCAATGAACTCCTCTTCATCTGTCAGAGCCCAGTTCAAATGCCCCCTCTCTTTCTGACTTTCTTCTATGTGAGTGTATGTGCACATGTCCTAATCACCAGATACACAGACATAACTGGGAACCAAAGAGGGTTGGCCCAGGGCCAGCCCTGGATTCTGGCAGCACCAGGCAGCTCCAGCACCCCTACCCTGGCTTGGGACCCCTCACCTTGAAGTAGGGGAAGTGCTCCTTCATGAAGCTGTAGATCTCACTCACAGGCAGGCTGCCCGTCTTGCTGTTCTTCAGGGCCATGGCGATCAGACAGCTGGGggcaggaggtggggcagggcagggcaggccagGCGTGAAGGGGTCTCAGGCTGACAGCCCAGTGCCTCTTCTGCCAGGAAGCCTGCCCTGCTTGACcctacacactcacacacagtgAGCTCTCAATACCATTTCATGGCCCGATGTCTTTCCCACCCTTTGCCCTTTCTCCTTGACCCTGGGCTCAACCATTGGTACTGACTTGAGAAATCTTACCCTTTCCCCTCTTCATGGCATCCCCATAATTTTAATGACTATGAGCCTTTAGACTTTCCCTAGGTGGTTTCCCCCTCCCCAAACTCCCGTGAGGTATACAATACTATTATTTTGATGACTTTTTACATTTGGggaaatcaaggctcagagaggccacgCCACTtcctcaaggccacacagcttgtGAATGAAGTGAACTGTGGCACTGGATTCAGGTCTGCAGTGGGCTCTTGACCTGGGGGACCCTATGATGCTCCTTCCTGAGAACAAGTCCCACCTGGGGGTTCCCCACTCCCCAAAACCTCCCTCTTGGAAGTCTGGGCTGCCACACGTAGCTGTCTGAGATGCCCTGAGCGCAGCCTCATCCCTCTCCTCCCGGAGCCGCCCTCGGCCCTGACCCGGCCCACCCTGGACCTCACCTGTACGAGTAGATGGGCTTGGGGTAGTGTTTGGGGTGCAGTTCCTGAGACGAATGCACAGCCACGTGGGGCTGGGGGTAGGGGGGCCGTACCCCAAATGGGGGGCCATAGAGGCCCACAGGAGGGCACTTCCcacaggcaggggcagggagaaagtggcagagagagagaaagaaggtgaGAAAGAACATACGTCACTCACAGTAACCCTGTCCCAACCCTAGTTTCAAAACGCCTCGTGTGGGGATTCACAGCCGTCCAGGAAACAATCTTGTCTCCGCTCAGGGCAGGAGTTTTGGGGGAACGGAATGAATGACCCCATGACCTGAGCATGGGGGGGAATGTTATTCCCATGTTCTgggtgagtaaactgaggctcagagaggtcccTGGCCAGCCCAAGGCAGGGTGTCTGCTGCTGAGTCCAGGGCTCCCCTGAGCCCTTGGTACCTGCTGGGCACCCGGGGGGAGCGGGAACTGTGGTTGGGTGGCAGGTGAGTACAGATGCGGCGGGTCTTGCAGGCCAGATGAGGACTGGCCCCCCACGGGGAACTGGCTCATCTGCTGGGcgggaagaggaggagacagagggTCAGAGTGGGGGTGGGCACCCAGTCTGGAGGGCACTGCCCACCCTTCGCAGTCCATGCAGTGGTACTTACGCTGTCTCCATGACCAGTTATGGGGCCCAGACCTGGCATGCCTCTGGGGGCCATGCCTGCTGGGCCATGGAGAAGGGGACTTGGAGTGGCTCCCACATGCAGGTCGGCCGCCCCAGCCAAGGCACCTGCAGGAGAGAAGCACAGAGACGCTGCTGGGCCAGAGGAATGGTGGCTGCCACCAGGAATGGCCCAGTGCCCAGGTGTCTCCAGAGAATGGAGCTAGCCCCTTTCCTCAGAccaggcacagagtaggtgcttggCAAATCACTTCCCTGGTATGTAGTGAAAAGTAGATTCTTACGTGCTATACAACCTTAGgtcagcctcagttttcccattcgTACTTGAACTACTGATACCCCTAACTATAAATTtgctgtgagggttaaatgagataatgtctatCAAGTGCTTAGCACTTTGCTGGGCACATAATACCTCAATACACATGAGTCAATAATAAATGATAATCATGATGATGTAATAGCTTAGTCCCTGTCCTTCATGAAGCTAAAACACTAATtcactgttcatttcttttctcaaaaacatGCCATGGCTCCTGAGTGCCTCTAGGTTTAGGTCCAAAATGGCTTTGTGCCTTCTCTCCCTTTTGCCAAGCCCTGCTCCTCCACACAGGATGAGAATAGCAGACATACTTCCCCCATCTTGTGCTGGGCTTGTGACAGACATTGCTAATCTATCACAGATTCTTACTGCACTAGGCTGATTTCAGACAGCCACCTCCAGTCAAGCAAAGTTGACCTGCAGGATGGTCTTGCCCTAGGggcacctcttccaggaagccctaTGGGTCCTTCTCTCCTCTGAGTTCTGGCTGCCACTGTCCCTAGATCTGTTTGTCTTGTCCTTCTCTCTCTGACCAGATCGTCAGCTCCCTAAGAATTGGGACCACATCTTCTATCACTCATTGCTCCAAATGCCTGGCACAGTAACAGGCCCACAGAAAGTACCCAGCAGCCACAGTGAAGGAAGAGGCATCCTTAtttcaccatttattaaacacctcctgcgttcaaggcACTCTCTGCATCGAATCCTCACAATGTCCCATGCAGGCAGTTCTGTTACACTTTTGctgcagatgtggaaactggTCAGGGCAGAAAGCACTTGgctgagatcacacagctgtCCCCTGGGGGTTCTAgatcagggattggcaaactgGCAGCCAAACTCTGGCCCAgagcctgtttttgtaaataaagttttactggcaCAGAGTTGCACtgattcatttacatattgtctgcgGCTGGTTTTGTGTTACAATGGCACAGTTAAATCGTTTTGACAGATCAGATTACctacaaaatctaaaatattgaCTACCTGGCCCTTGacagaaagtttgctgacccctgctatACATGCTTTGCCCAAGAACAATTTGCCCAATGAAACAAATAATCCTAGACAAGTATTTTTCAACCACTGGTACTTTTAATATActgttgtttattgttttgtcactgttttgcttttcttcagtACTTTCTGTGTCTCTAAGCATTTTATCCATTGCCTATGATTGCAGCTAACTGCCATTAGCTGCAACtagctgccatttattgagtatctactgtgtgccagaccctACACTCAGCACTTCCACATATTATCTCTTGGAATCCTCTTGATCAGGGGGCAGCAAACTTCTCTTGTGAAGGGCCAgatggcaaatattttaggctttgccaGCCAGATGGTCTCTGTGTTTTTACAACCCTTggaaaatgtaaaatccattccTAACACAAAGGCTGTACAGAAACAGGCCGTAGGCTGCATTTGGCCCAcgggctgtagtttgccaactGCCCTAGAGGTTCAGGATGCACCATTGTGGCAGCAGGACTGTATTCACAGAAACCTTAGCTCACTCAGGGCCTGGCACACGGTTAAGCAAATGATGAACCACATCCCTCTAAGGAAGGAGCatttgtcccattttacagatgcagaaagagAGGCCCAGAGAGACTGGGAGACGGGGTCATGGCCACACGGTGGGTGGGTGGCAGGGCTGGGAATCACCCCCTTTCCTATATCACACTCCTCCCCGCCCACCCTGTCCCTGAGCCTACCTGGGTGTGGATGTGGCACGCAGGGGCCACCCAGGTCCACGCGGCCACTTGCCATCTGCTGCAGCCGAGGCACATCCACCGCCGTGAGCCACGACAGCGACTGCAGGTCCCCGGGGAGGTCGTCATCGCTGGTGGTGGCTAGAAGCCTGAAGAGAGGAGCAGAGAGCTCTGGCGGGAGGGGGAGCTTAGGCCAGCTCCTGGGGGTGCGTCCTGACCTCTGGAAGCATCCGCTTAATATGCCTCATCTCCCCAAGCCACGCCAGCCCTCCAACCTGCCCATCCCCAGGACTGGGCACGGGAACCTGGTCCCAGATCCCTTTTGGTGGCCAGATCTTTCATcctcatccttccttccttccttcgccCACTTAACACATCCTACTTAGCACCTACCACAAAAACAATACACGCAAATGTTTGTTGAggacttactatgtgccaggcagcgGTCAAGACTTTTTACACTCCCAGTCACCCTGTGAGGCaggtattattattcctattttgcagatggggaaactgaggcacagttgGAGCTTACCTACTATGGGACACTACAGCACAGAGCAGTCAGGGCCTGTGGCCAGGGTCCCACCTGCCAGGACAGGATTAGGCTCCCGACCCCATGTCCAGGGCAGTTTCCTGCTGTGCTGTAGCTGTGAGGAACGTGGAACTTGGGAACAGTCTGCGTGGATGATCCTGCCATGTGCTGAGGCAGCTGAGCGCCTGCTACCTGCCAGGCCCTGGACTCAGCATTCAACAAGCGCTGTCCTGCACAATTCCCACAGCTGCTGTGAGATGTAGGGTGGGCCCATACTCCcaatgtacagatgagaaaactgaggctcgaAGCACTGAGTCACCGCCCAAGACGACACAGAACAGGAGGTGGTGGGGCTGAGACCCAGTCAGTGCCTCCTGAAGCCTGAGCTCTTCACGTTGACCCCTGGTGGCCCCGGGAGGTTCCAGCCGGGACCCACGCCCACCAGCCGCAACAGATTCATGGGCAAAACATTGCTTGTTGTGGATGTAGGATAGCTGCCCACGGAGGTGCCAGACAGGATGGTGATCTGCGATAGCCATGTCATTCCCCAGTGCCCTGAAGTCACACTTGCCACGCGACTCCAAGAGCACCGGGTCTTACACCACCATCTGGGCCCTGTCGTGACAGTGCAGAGACCAGCCCAGGAGCACACGCCAGACCCCACATCTGCCACCCTGCGGCCAGGGGCTTTCTGTGTCACCACCAAGAGGCCCACAGTCTAAATTCTAAGCTCCATGTTTCAAAAATAGCCTCATAGATTGAGTAGAGAGAGGCGGGACACCGACCCATCCTGCCCTGGTTTTCTGCGCCTCTCAGAGGCTCCAGCGAGGCCcggccccttccctccctccatctgctTGGCCAGCTCGGCCTCacattctccctctccctcctcctccctctctgtctctctctctctgctcctccccatctctcccctCTTGTGTTTTAGGGCCACAATTAGCGTTGCCATGGCCACACTGCTCAGTTGTCACAGGGCCCGGGCCCTGGGCCCACGAAGCTGGCATCAGGTGACTGCCTGGCTGCCCCCGCGATTGGCTGCCTCATAGGGAAACAGGGCCTGGAAACGATTTGAAAACGCGGCCGGCCGTGTCAGTGGCAGCAGTTGGCCCGGCTGCTGTCCCCCGGCATCCCATTGTGTGACAAACGACTGTTGCCCCTGTGGCACGTGGCCCCCATTGTCCCAGGGTCTCAGTGCAATTGTTTCTGCGGCCCCCCGGCTGCCACCCCTCCAGCCTGCTCGTAACTCATCTGGCTAAGTGACAGCCACGGCCTGGGCCTGGGTGATACCATCTGTCCCCTCAGGCCCTGGGAGACCATGGGGTGAAgtgcaggggcagggcctggtGTGCCACCCGCTGTTGGGGGTGCTGGCTAGTCCCCACCGTCCCTTCCTCACCCACTGGCCAGCAAACCTCCTGGCGCCTGGTGGTACAAGCCATGCTCCTGTTCAGTAACCTGCTGTGACTCCCCACTGCCCTGGCCGCTCTGCTTGGCACTGCGGTAACAAGGAGAAGTGGGGCTGGGCCCCTGCTGGCAGGTTTAGCAAGGTAGCTGCCCTCCAAAGCTCCCTGAGTGAGGGGCTGTAAATGAACTAGGTTCCTAGGTGCCACTGTGGGGCAGAATCTCTGGCAGCAGGTAAACCTAACAGGCAGCACCCGTGGTGGTTAAATGCTTGGGCTCTGGATTCTAATCCTAGTTTCCACTTGCCTGTGTGCCCTTGGGCCActggcttaacctctctgagcctcagtttcttatctgTATAATGGGGATAACAATAGCTCTTTTCTCATAGGATGTCATAAGAAATATGTAATTGCATGTAAAGCACTTGGAACAGTGGCTCATAGTAAATGTAATATGAATATTTAGCTGCTATTAATATTAACACCAACATTAATGTTCATATTAATATTCACCAGGTCGCCAGGGGGCTGGAAGTACGTTGAAGCTTTGGGATCTGGGGGTCACATCGACATGCCCTGGCCACAGCTACCACTAAACACTTCCCTGTAAGGAGCACTGCCTGTGTGCCAGACCCTGGTTTTACACTggcccattgtacagatgaagaaacacagGACTGAGTGGTCACTTCAGTGCTGTCAGCCTGCCTCCCCACAGAGTGAGGATTACACGAAGTCAGGTATAAAGGGCGTAGCACATGGCTGAGCGTCTAGTTGGGCTGAGTCAATGGCGCTATCCTGATGCTTCTCTTTCCTGCTACTTGTGAGCCCCTCTGGCTCCCCCTTCCTGCAGCCCCACTCCTCCTGCAGCCCCCAGCAGACCCAGGCAGGGCTCGCGCCTCTGCGTTTGCCGTTCCTCTTGCAGGAATGATGCCCTTTCCGCCTCCTCCCCGGCACCCATGCCCACCCCTGGAGGCTCACTGCAAAGTCTGACTTCTGGCCTCTTCACCCCAGACATCCCACAGACATCACTGGACCCCACCTCTTATTTTAcctctgggaagcagagattggttTGCTCCCAATGTCACAGTATGGAAAAGGACCAGGGCTGGGGTCCTGACTCCCCATGCAGGCTCCTGCTACCCCGAGAGCAGCACTTCCGCTGGGAAGCCTTTGCCACCCAGACCCCAAGCACAGGACCCACTCTGCACCCTGACTGCTCTCTACACTTCGCCAGGACCAGCGAGTCCTGCACTGTCTAGGTCTCTGCCCCATTACCCCGCCTTCTGGCTCACTGAGTGTTGGCCCCAAGCCCCATATTGCCCCATGTCCTTGCACACAGtgggtgccttttttttttttttgagatggagccttgctctgtcacccaggctggagtgcagtggcacaatcttggctcactgcaacctccgcctcctgggtttaagcgattctcctgcctcagcctcttgactagctgggattacaggtgcatgccaccatgctgggctaatttttgtatttttagtagagatagggtttcaccatgttggtcaggctggtgttgaactcctgacctcgtgatccgcctgccttggcctcccaaagtgggtgCCCTTTACATGCCTGCTTGGCTGGTTGAAAAAAGACTGACGGCAGGCCACCAGCGCTGAGAGTTGGTGTGACAGTGATGGTCACATCCAGCCCTTTTGAACTGACAGAGTTGTCTTCTGCCTCCTCAGGTCCTTGTCACAGCCCCAGGACAGGGACAGAGAGTAGGCAGCCCCACTTCACAGAGGGGGAAGCTGAAGCCAGCCCAGTAAAAGAAAAACTCCTTTGTTAGTAAGCGAGGCAGTCAGAACTCGAACCCGGGTCTGTCTGCATGCCTCAGATTGTTCCTGTGGCACTACAGGTGGAGATCAGACATCTTCTGGGGGAGGTGCCCCACCCTGGGTCCCGGGCTCTCACTTGGGGCTGTGCAAACTGGCATCTCCCAGAGAGCCAGTTAAAATGCAGAGTTGGGGCCCCAGCTCAGACCCTGAAGCCCCACCCTTGGGACTTCCAGCTATGCTCTGGGGGAAGGACAGCCCACAG encodes the following:
- the FOXN4 gene encoding forkhead box protein N4, with protein sequence MIESDISSIMSGIIRNSGQNHHPSPQEYRLLATTSDDDLPGDLQSLSWLTAVDVPRLQQMASGRVDLGGPCVPHPHPGALAGAADLHVGATPSPLLHGPAGMAPRGMPGLGPITGHGDSMSQFPVGGQSSSGLQDPPHLYSPATQPQFPLPPGAQQCPPVGLYGPPFGVRPPYPQPHVAVHSSQELHPKHYPKPIYSYSCLIAMALKNSKTGSLPVSEIYSFMKEHFPYFKTAPDGWKNSVRHNLSLNKCFEKVENKMSGSSRKGCLWALNLARIDKMEEEMHKWKRKDLAAIHRSMANPEELDKLISDRPESCRRPGKPGEPEAPVLTHATTVAVAHGCLAVSQLPPQPLMTLSLQSVPLHHQVQPQAHLAPDSPAPAQTPPLHALPDLSPSPLPHPAMGRAPVDFINISTDMNTEVDALDPSIMDFALQGNLWEEMKDEGFSLDTLGAFGDSPLGCDLGASGLTPASGGSDQSFPDLQVTGLYTAYSTPDSVAASGTSSSSQYLGAQGNKPIALL